One segment of Candidatus Omnitrophota bacterium DNA contains the following:
- a CDS encoding PTS sugar transporter subunit IIA has protein sequence MAASACANTKLSSLLKEKYINLSLKETNKTKLIGELLDLIGQSKELKDKKTLLNLILKREKLGSTGIGNGVAIPHAKSDKVNNSIIGFARHSQGVDFGALDGEKTYIFFILASSEANVGGHLKILADIAHLVKDKFIVDRLKNAKDKKEVLKIIATYEK, from the coding sequence GTGGCAGCGAGCGCTTGTGCGAACACGAAGTTATCTTCTTTGTTAAAAGAGAAATATATAAACCTGAGCCTTAAGGAAACTAACAAGACTAAACTTATCGGCGAGCTGCTCGATCTTATCGGCCAGTCCAAGGAGTTGAAGGACAAAAAAACCCTGCTTAACCTTATCCTGAAAAGGGAAAAACTGGGTTCTACCGGCATAGGCAACGGCGTGGCTATCCCGCACGCCAAGTCCGACAAGGTGAATAATTCGATAATCGGGTTCGCCAGGCATAGCCAGGGAGTGGATTTCGGGGCGCTGGACGGAGAAAAGACATATATCTTTTTCATCCTCGCTTCATCCGAAGCCAATGTCGGCGGGCATCTTAAGATCCTCGCGGACATCGCGCACCTGGTAAAAGATAAATTCATCGTGGATCGCCTGAAGAACGCCAAAGATAAAAAGGAAGTCCTGAAGATAATAGCCACTTATGAAAAGTAG